The Herbiconiux sp. A18JL235 region TTGCGGTTGTTGGCGCAGAAGATCGCGGTGGGCGGCTCGGCGAGGTCGAAGAGCTCCTCGGTCGCGATGCGGGCCGATTCGACGTCTTGCTGGCTGCGCCGGACCAGCTCCGGCGCGAGCGACACGCCCTTCTCGTCGAGCGCTCGCTGGAAGCCGTCGAATCGTCGCTGCCCCGTGATGACGGAGAGCACGTTGCCGAGATAGGCGATGCGGGTGTGCCCTTCGCGCAGGAGCTTCATGGTGCCGTTGTAGGCACCGCCGACGTCGTCGAGCACCACGACGTCGGCGTACAGCCCGTCGACCCGGCGCGAGGCGAGGACCAACGGGGCGCCGCCGAGCCGCTCTCGGCTGAGGTGGTCGTACGCACCGCCCGAGGGCACGAGCACGAGACCCTCGACCTGCCGGCCCACGAAGTCGGCGACGAGCTGCCGCTCCCTGCCGATCGCCTCGCCGGTGTTGCCGAGCAGGATGCGGCGACCGTGCTGGGTGGCGATCTCCTCCACACCGAGCGCGAAGTTGCCGTAGTAGGGGTTGGCGAGGTTCGTGATGGCGACACCGATCAGCCCGCTGGGCTGACCCGGCCTGAGGCTGCGTGCGTTCTCATTGCGCCGGTAGCCGAGCTCTTCGACGGCGGCCAGCACCCGCTCCTGGATCTCCGGGCGCACGTTCGCACCCCCGCCGAGTGTCCGCGACACCGTCATCGGACTCACACCCGCCCGCGCCGCCACCTCCTTGACCGTGGGCGGTCGCGATTCGGAG contains the following coding sequences:
- a CDS encoding LacI family DNA-binding transcriptional regulator, yielding MKRSESRPPTVKEVAARAGVSPMTVSRTLGGGANVRPEIQERVLAAVEELGYRRNENARSLRPGQPSGLIGVAITNLANPYYGNFALGVEEIATQHGRRILLGNTGEAIGRERQLVADFVGRQVEGLVLVPSGGAYDHLSRERLGGAPLVLASRRVDGLYADVVVLDDVGGAYNGTMKLLREGHTRIAYLGNVLSVITGQRRFDGFQRALDEKGVSLAPELVRRSQQDVESARIATEELFDLAEPPTAIFCANNRNTIGALQEIGRRAMAGRRDFPSIVSFDDFELAELMPVPVTVLHHDARELGRVAGRLLFERLAGDDGPARTIELPVSLRVARS